The Apodemus sylvaticus chromosome 5, mApoSyl1.1, whole genome shotgun sequence genome has a segment encoding these proteins:
- the Ehf gene encoding ETS homologous factor, with the protein MILEGSGVMNLDPANNLLHQQPAWADGYPTCHVSSGFFGGQWHEIHPQYWTKYQVWEWLQHLLDTNQLDASCIPFQEFDISGEHLCSMSLQEFTRAAGSAGQLLYNNLQHLKWNGQCSSDLFQSAHNVIVKTEQTDPSIMNSWKEENYLYDPSYGSTVDLLDSKTFCRAQISMTTSSHLPVAESPDMKKEQDHPVKSHTKKHNPRGTHLWEFIRDILLSPDKNPGLIKWEDRSEGIFRFLKSEAVAQLWGKKKNNSSMTYEKLSRAMRYYYKREILERVDGRRLVYKFGKNARGWRENEN; encoded by the exons ATGATTCTGGAAGGAAGTGGTGTAATGAATCTCGACCCAGCCAACAACCTCCTTCACCAGCAGCCGGCCTGGGCGGACGGCTACCCCACGTGCCACG TTTCCAGCGGTTTTTTTGGAGGCCAGTGGCATGAAATCCACCCACAGTACTGGACCAAATACCAGGTATGGGAATGGCTGCAGCACCTCCTGGACACTAACCAGCTGGACGCTAGCTGCATCCCTTTCCAGGAGTTCGACATCAGCGGAGAGCACCTGTGTAGCATGAGCCTGCAGGAGTTCACGAGGGCAGCAGGCTCAGCTGGGCAGCTGCTCTACAACAACCTGCAGCATCTGAAGTGGAACG GCCAATGCAGCAGTGACCTTTTCCAGTCCGCACACAATGTCATTGTCAAGACTGAACAAACTG ATCCTTCCATCATGAACtcatggaaagaagaaaactatCTCTATGACCCCAGCTATGGTAGCACAGTAG ATCTGTTGGACAGTAAGACTTTCTGCCGGGCTCAGATCTCCATGACAACCTCCAGTCACCTTCCTGTTG CAGAGTCACCTGATATGAAAAAGGAGCAAGACCACCCTGTAAAGTCCCACACCAAAAAGCACA ATCCACGAGGCACTCATTTATGGGAGTTCATCCGAGACATTCTCCTGAGCCCAGACAAGAACCCGGGGCTGATCAAATGGGAAGACCGTTCCGAAGGCATCTTCAGGTTCCTGAAGTCAGAAGCTGTGGCTCAGctgtggggaaaaaagaaaaacaatagtaGTATGACATACGAGAAGCTCAGCCGGGCTATGAG ATATTACTACAAACGAGAAATCCTGGAACGTGTGGATGGACGACGGCTGGTCTATAAGTTTGGGAAGAATGCTCGTGGATGGAGAGAAAATGAGAACTGA